One Novipirellula galeiformis DNA segment encodes these proteins:
- the glf gene encoding UDP-galactopyranose mutase — MYDYVIVGAGFFGSVFARQMTDAGAKCLVIEKRSHIAGNCYTDDVDGIHVHQYGPHIFHTNDEGVWNFVNRFARFSRFSYRPKVNFRGRMLSFPINLTTLHQLWGVKTPQEAERRLQAERIPIENPANLEEWVLSQVGRELYETFVYGYTKKQWGREPKTLPSSIIRRLPIRLTWNDDYFNDRFCGIPEGGYTQLFQKLLSGIPVETNVDFLADRCRFESRCKQVVYTGPLDRLFEYELGANDWRGLRFQHQVIQTADHQGIAAINYTDAETPYTRSVEHKHFDPVQSDHTVITHEYPADWQVGDEMYYPVNNEQGEQLQQRYLAMLPKNYLVGGRLATYRYYDMHQVIASALHLATKEIARDKGRVLRTSAHPPLTRRAA, encoded by the coding sequence ATGTATGACTACGTAATCGTTGGTGCCGGGTTCTTTGGCTCGGTCTTCGCAAGGCAGATGACCGACGCCGGCGCTAAGTGTCTGGTGATCGAAAAACGAAGCCACATCGCAGGAAACTGCTACACGGACGATGTCGATGGAATCCACGTACACCAGTATGGTCCGCATATCTTTCATACCAATGACGAAGGCGTTTGGAACTTTGTCAATCGATTCGCACGCTTCAGCCGTTTCAGCTACCGTCCCAAAGTCAACTTTCGCGGCCGGATGCTCTCGTTCCCCATCAATTTGACAACCCTGCATCAACTTTGGGGCGTCAAAACGCCTCAAGAGGCGGAGCGGCGTTTGCAAGCGGAACGAATTCCTATCGAAAACCCCGCCAACCTCGAAGAATGGGTTTTGTCGCAAGTCGGACGCGAGCTCTACGAGACGTTCGTCTACGGCTACACCAAAAAGCAATGGGGCCGCGAACCCAAAACACTGCCGAGTTCGATCATTCGGCGACTCCCGATTCGCTTGACATGGAACGATGACTATTTCAACGATCGATTTTGTGGGATACCCGAAGGCGGTTACACCCAATTATTCCAAAAGCTGTTGTCAGGAATCCCGGTCGAGACGAACGTGGATTTCCTTGCCGACCGCTGCCGATTTGAATCACGCTGTAAACAAGTCGTCTACACCGGACCACTCGATCGATTATTCGAGTACGAACTCGGAGCGAATGATTGGCGAGGCTTGCGATTCCAACATCAAGTCATCCAAACTGCCGATCACCAAGGAATCGCCGCCATCAACTACACCGATGCCGAAACGCCCTACACACGATCGGTAGAACACAAGCATTTCGATCCCGTACAAAGCGATCACACCGTGATCACCCACGAATATCCTGCGGATTGGCAGGTTGGCGACGAGATGTATTATCCGGTCAACAACGAGCAGGGCGAGCAGTTACAGCAGCGTTATTTGGCAATGCTTCCCAAAAATTATTTAGTGGGTGGTCGCTTAGCGACGTATCGCTACTACGACATGCACCAAGTGATCGCTTCGGCGTTGCACTTGGCGACAAAAGAAATCGCACGGGATAAAGGGCGGGTGCTGCGAACATCGGCGCATCCTCCCCTCACCCGCCGTGCCGCGTAG
- a CDS encoding acyltransferase family protein, producing the protein MKIIAFPTERTSTTSRLQSRSPREWDARERSVDLAATTQKFVGLDAVRAGAALGVVLFHACVPYLQNPMPGLSWTVRDSANASIDWLFWGIEVFIMPLFLVLAGFFAWQTLSRRGVHLGARTLVTNRAKRLLIPLAFAVCVVLPLDLYIWVLAWVAEGIVEPIKLKSMKFDGVVDRDLWGLSHLWFLLYVFLYVVVTAIVARVNVLRNAVRKVAEKPALAFTVLAISAAVTLGVAPNVVWGFQHEFYPVLSKWIYSGTFFAAGLLIAKVDPSLSRFQNKTRMLGIASVMLLLTAVSLGRWHLAIGENAMAQAGLAIVTVLAAYAVTLFAIAVSRPIPRLPVGIQYLAAASFWIYLVHHPILGLVHLDLKLLLPNANPILKMILAFAISVGGSVLTYEALVRCTRLGRILGMQWQSQTVSAVGVPLPRDHVETEPAPQRIAA; encoded by the coding sequence ATGAAAATCATTGCATTTCCAACCGAACGCACTTCGACGACGTCTCGTTTGCAATCGCGATCACCTCGCGAATGGGACGCGAGGGAGCGATCCGTCGATCTGGCAGCCACGACGCAGAAATTTGTGGGGCTTGATGCGGTCCGCGCCGGTGCGGCACTCGGCGTCGTGTTGTTTCACGCCTGCGTGCCTTATTTGCAAAACCCGATGCCAGGGCTTTCTTGGACGGTTCGCGATTCTGCGAACGCTTCAATCGATTGGCTGTTTTGGGGCATCGAAGTGTTCATCATGCCATTGTTTTTGGTATTGGCGGGATTCTTTGCTTGGCAAACGCTGTCGCGTCGAGGCGTGCATCTTGGTGCACGCACGCTGGTGACCAATCGTGCAAAACGATTGTTGATCCCACTTGCCTTTGCGGTTTGCGTGGTCTTGCCGCTGGATTTGTACATTTGGGTACTCGCCTGGGTTGCCGAAGGAATCGTGGAACCGATCAAGCTGAAAAGCATGAAGTTTGATGGGGTGGTAGATCGTGATCTATGGGGTCTCAGCCATCTATGGTTCCTGCTTTACGTGTTCTTGTACGTCGTGGTTACGGCGATCGTGGCACGAGTGAACGTGTTGCGAAATGCGGTGCGAAAGGTCGCTGAGAAACCGGCGTTGGCGTTCACTGTGTTAGCGATTTCCGCTGCGGTCACGCTTGGGGTGGCACCGAATGTGGTGTGGGGATTCCAACACGAATTCTACCCGGTGCTGAGTAAATGGATTTATAGCGGAACCTTTTTTGCCGCAGGCTTGTTGATTGCAAAAGTCGATCCCAGCCTTAGTCGGTTTCAAAATAAAACAAGGATGTTAGGAATCGCGAGCGTCATGCTATTGCTCACCGCCGTGTCGCTGGGGCGTTGGCATCTTGCTATCGGCGAGAATGCCATGGCGCAAGCCGGGCTCGCGATTGTGACCGTGCTGGCCGCCTATGCGGTCACGCTTTTTGCGATTGCGGTCAGCCGCCCGATTCCTCGCTTGCCCGTGGGGATCCAGTACTTGGCGGCGGCTTCATTTTGGATTTATTTGGTACATCACCCGATCCTGGGGCTGGTGCACCTCGATCTCAAACTGTTGCTGCCCAATGCGAACCCGATTTTGAAGATGATCTTGGCGTTTGCGATCAGTGTGGGGGGCAGTGTTTTGACGTATGAAGCGTTGGTCCGCTGCACTCGATTGGGGCGGATCCTTGGCATGCAATGGCAGTCGCAAACGGTCTCTGCGGTTGGGGTGCCCCTTCCACGTGATCACGTCGAAACGGAGCCTGCACCGCAGCGTATCGCTGCCTAG
- a CDS encoding glycosyltransferase family 2 protein: MLDIPIAFIVFNRPAQTRQSFAAIRKARPKVLCIISDGPRSSHPGEAALVEQSRQIAESCDWPCEIQRFYSDTNLGCGERISSGLTAVFEQHEQAIVLEDDCVPNQSFFRYCNELLQYYEHDERVMAISGDNFHDDPDETSASYFFSKYPHCWGWATWRRAWKHYEGTLAAWPEYRDRDGLASNCHSLRERDYWTRTYDRVCAGEIDSWAIPWMLACWMNHGLTAVPARNLVSNIGFGDDATHTTDSSPFENLPTYELDTIVHPDRICRSVQNDVYIDRVFFSRGKLRFRHLVQFAQHCVNTSRRAA; encoded by the coding sequence ATGCTTGATATCCCGATTGCATTTATTGTCTTTAATCGCCCCGCACAAACTCGGCAATCGTTCGCAGCGATTCGCAAAGCACGGCCGAAAGTATTGTGTATTATCAGTGACGGTCCGCGCAGTTCTCATCCCGGGGAAGCGGCCTTAGTTGAACAATCGCGTCAGATCGCCGAAAGTTGTGATTGGCCGTGCGAGATCCAGCGATTCTATTCGGACACGAATCTTGGTTGTGGCGAGCGAATCAGCAGTGGTCTGACCGCTGTCTTCGAACAACACGAGCAAGCGATCGTTCTCGAAGATGACTGCGTCCCCAACCAGAGTTTTTTTCGCTACTGTAACGAGTTGTTGCAGTACTACGAGCACGACGAGCGTGTGATGGCGATCAGTGGCGACAACTTCCACGATGATCCGGACGAGACCTCGGCCTCGTATTTCTTTTCGAAGTACCCTCATTGCTGGGGTTGGGCGACATGGCGCCGTGCTTGGAAACACTACGAGGGGACACTCGCTGCGTGGCCCGAATACCGTGATCGCGATGGTCTCGCATCGAATTGTCATTCGCTCCGTGAGCGAGATTATTGGACGCGAACCTATGATCGCGTTTGCGCAGGTGAAATTGATTCCTGGGCGATCCCCTGGATGTTGGCTTGTTGGATGAACCATGGTCTCACCGCAGTGCCGGCTCGAAATCTGGTTTCCAATATCGGCTTCGGTGACGATGCAACTCACACCACGGACTCGAGCCCGTTTGAAAACCTGCCTACTTACGAGCTCGACACGATTGTGCATCCGGACCGAATTTGTCGTTCGGTACAGAATGATGTCTACATCGATCGTGTCTTTTTTAGCCGTGGCAAGTTGCGTTTTCGCCATCTCGTTCAATTTGCACAGCACTGTGTCAATACGTCGCGGCGGGCCGCGTAG
- a CDS encoding Calx-beta domain-containing protein, whose translation MQSSLRRRILSAARNGMKRRDRLSWSLAALEPRLLLAGDAAAAVATSVDVVEVEAIHNSAGDDQPQKGVLLADHVESSHSIVFVDSDVADSSLFSNVASGAEVILMSADQDAISQITETLSTRKNVASIHLVSHGGSGQLKLSGQILDASAINARADQLAKWSFALAPGADILLYGCEVGAGSGGEALLRSIANLTGADVAASIDLTGARAQGGNWALEKTIGAIESGLAFQATVLGRYQHTLPINTSLVNLDRFSASDPIRLNAGASFTSDGRLQLTSAAENQAGSAFYTTPVTVTENPSFQTSFSFEMSGGAGASGADGLAFVLQNSPQAAAAVGGNAWQLGYGGIVNSIAIELDTWKNGSDQFNDEIAVTLNGDFRNQIAAAQSPINLNSGSVGYAWIDYDGATQTLSVFVSDTNTKPASASLTTQVDLSAIVGDQFYAGFTAGNYNAPNAHQIHSWSMEIQDDDGTSGVSTFNVEPSQLSVGESAGQVQLQIKRSGDISQAASVAYQSIDQSATAGSDYTAVSGIATFAANQAVVQVEVSILDDLETESAESFIVSLSDPTDGVLGTRSTTTVTIYDNEQAMPSFPSFANGDPINLNGGASIQGGKLQLTSDATYQAGTAFFNTPIAVHDSTSFQTSFAFEITGGAGPNGADGFTLVLQNSPQGSDALGQYGSGIGYRGIGNSVVIEFDTWKNGWDQFKDEIAVTLNGDTHNQIAFAASPLDLNSGAVGYAWVDYNGENNTLSVYVSSTNQKPATAVLTTQVDLPNVVGNQLYAGFSASNYNQPNAHRILSWAMTVDGTAPEPPAGAFVFENNQVTVNENAGQAILRIRRTGDLSQAASIQYQTQNQSATAGDDYTAKSGIANFGVDQSVVEIAITILDDLDAELLESFTVSLSNPVGAELNSPQKATVTILDNEQSLPSFASFGSGDPINLNGGASIQGGKLQLTSEATYQAGTAFFNSPIAVHDNTSFQTSFAFEITGGAGPNGADGFTLVLQNSPQGSDALGQYGSGIGYRGIGNSVVIEFDTWKNGWDQFKDEIAVTLNGDTHNQIAFAASPLDLNSGAVGYAWVDYNGENNTLSVYVSSTNQKPATAVLTTQVDLPNVVGNQLYAGFSASNYNQPNAHRILSWSMNLDQPTDPANNGPATFSLQTSQVTVSEAAGEAIVGVVRTGNATAAASINYQTYDQTAIDGSDYLRTTGTLNFVSGQRYAEIRIPILNDTLEERAETFSVSIDNPVDAEIGVPRTAIITLIDDEQPLPSFVNFDSQQFINVNGNATVTGGNLQLTSETANQRGSAYFSTPVSVTQDTSFQTSFTFQMDGGAGAGGADGIAFLLQNSAAGLEALGRGASGIGYDGIGNSIAIELDTWKNGFDKYSDEIAIVVNGKIQNPLAQAPAPINLNLGGVYHAWVDYNGISNVLAVYISETSDKPGLAVVKATVALDQVVGDQMYVGFSASDYDRPNRHAIKSWWLNLETPIADPPVLPSGEIRTQIVHSGLAQPTAIDWSADGRNLYVSEKAGVVKVFRDGQLVASPIIDISGMVNHYSDRGLLDVAVHPDLASSPYMYLLYTYDPPEVWDHVGDRYAGPDGLGNRAGRLMRITLDAGTNYTTMVAGSETILLGGASTWANFNGFTNSVVDMAERPAGQNPDGSYIRDFINSDSTTHTIASLEFAPDGSLFVSIGDGASYNQMDPRAVRVQDIDSLSGKILRIDPITGQGLADNPFFSGDADANRSKVYQLGLRNPFRIAVDDATGRLFIGDVGWTRWEEINTGDPGTNFGWPYYEGGQGYNIVTPGGYLDLPSGQAFLANGAQADPAIIALSHAGDGINAIVMGDVIRGGDLGLLYEGDIIFNDLGQGIVRRASVNADGQVTEISVFTTGAQYVVDMRQGVDGEMYFVDLADGQIGRWELV comes from the coding sequence ATGCAGTCCTCGCTACGTCGCCGTATTCTGTCCGCTGCCCGCAATGGGATGAAGCGTCGCGACCGCCTGTCGTGGAGCCTTGCTGCGCTTGAACCACGATTGTTGCTTGCAGGCGACGCTGCCGCAGCCGTGGCCACCTCCGTCGACGTTGTTGAAGTAGAAGCAATACACAACAGCGCAGGGGACGATCAACCCCAAAAGGGTGTGTTGCTTGCAGACCATGTGGAATCGAGCCACAGCATCGTCTTCGTCGATTCGGACGTTGCCGATAGCAGCCTTTTTTCAAATGTCGCATCGGGCGCTGAAGTCATTCTGATGTCAGCCGACCAGGATGCGATCTCGCAAATCACCGAGACGCTCTCGACACGAAAAAATGTGGCGTCGATCCACTTGGTCAGTCACGGTGGTTCGGGGCAATTAAAACTATCGGGCCAAATTCTCGATGCCTCAGCGATCAACGCGCGAGCCGACCAGCTGGCGAAATGGTCGTTTGCACTCGCGCCCGGCGCGGATATTTTGCTGTACGGTTGTGAAGTGGGGGCGGGCAGTGGCGGGGAAGCGTTGCTGCGAAGCATCGCAAATCTAACCGGCGCGGACGTGGCCGCGTCGATTGATCTGACCGGCGCGAGAGCCCAGGGGGGGAACTGGGCCCTGGAAAAGACGATCGGAGCGATCGAGTCGGGACTCGCATTCCAAGCAACCGTTCTGGGCCGTTACCAGCATACGCTGCCGATCAACACATCGTTGGTGAACCTGGATCGCTTTTCAGCAAGCGATCCAATTCGACTCAACGCCGGCGCATCCTTCACAAGCGACGGCCGGCTGCAATTGACGTCAGCGGCCGAAAATCAGGCTGGATCGGCCTTCTACACCACGCCGGTCACCGTCACCGAGAACCCTTCGTTTCAAACCAGTTTCTCCTTTGAGATGAGCGGCGGTGCGGGGGCGAGTGGGGCAGACGGTCTCGCGTTCGTGCTGCAAAATTCCCCCCAAGCTGCAGCCGCGGTCGGGGGCAATGCGTGGCAACTTGGTTATGGAGGGATTGTCAATAGCATCGCAATCGAACTCGATACTTGGAAAAACGGATCGGATCAATTCAACGATGAAATCGCGGTCACGCTCAACGGCGACTTTCGCAATCAAATCGCCGCGGCTCAGTCACCAATCAATCTGAATTCGGGATCGGTGGGCTACGCTTGGATCGACTACGACGGAGCAACACAGACGCTGAGTGTGTTTGTTTCTGATACGAACACCAAGCCCGCGTCGGCATCGTTGACGACTCAGGTCGACCTCTCGGCGATCGTTGGCGACCAGTTTTACGCTGGCTTTACGGCAGGGAATTACAACGCGCCTAACGCGCATCAAATCCATTCATGGTCGATGGAGATTCAAGACGACGATGGTACCAGCGGTGTGAGCACGTTTAACGTTGAACCCAGCCAACTCTCCGTGGGGGAGTCGGCTGGGCAAGTGCAACTGCAGATCAAGCGTTCGGGGGACATCTCCCAAGCGGCGTCGGTGGCTTACCAAAGCATTGATCAATCGGCAACCGCTGGGAGTGATTACACCGCTGTGAGCGGAATCGCAACCTTCGCAGCCAATCAAGCCGTTGTCCAAGTGGAAGTCTCGATTCTCGATGATCTTGAGACGGAGTCGGCCGAGTCGTTTATCGTTTCGCTCAGTGATCCTACCGATGGGGTGCTGGGGACTCGTTCGACGACCACCGTCACGATCTATGACAACGAACAGGCGATGCCAAGTTTCCCAAGCTTTGCCAACGGTGATCCCATCAATCTCAATGGCGGCGCCTCGATCCAAGGAGGCAAGTTGCAACTCACTTCGGACGCGACCTACCAAGCCGGCACCGCGTTTTTCAACACTCCGATTGCGGTCCACGATAGCACTTCGTTTCAAACCAGTTTTGCATTTGAGATTACTGGAGGCGCGGGCCCCAATGGTGCCGATGGATTCACCCTGGTGCTGCAAAACTCGCCGCAAGGCAGCGATGCGTTGGGCCAATATGGCAGCGGGATCGGCTACCGAGGCATCGGCAACAGCGTGGTGATTGAATTCGATACCTGGAAAAATGGCTGGGATCAATTCAAAGACGAGATTGCCGTCACGCTCAACGGTGACACTCACAATCAAATTGCCTTCGCCGCTTCCCCTCTCGATTTGAACTCGGGCGCGGTGGGGTATGCATGGGTCGACTACAACGGGGAGAACAATACGCTCTCCGTTTACGTCTCCAGCACGAACCAGAAGCCAGCGACGGCGGTATTGACGACTCAAGTCGATTTACCAAACGTGGTGGGGAATCAGTTGTACGCGGGATTCTCTGCGAGTAACTACAATCAACCTAATGCTCATCGAATTCTCTCCTGGGCGATGACAGTCGATGGCACGGCGCCCGAGCCACCGGCAGGTGCCTTTGTGTTTGAGAACAATCAAGTCACCGTCAACGAAAATGCAGGTCAAGCGATCCTGCGGATCCGTAGAACCGGCGACTTGTCGCAAGCCGCATCGATTCAATACCAAACCCAGAATCAATCCGCCACCGCTGGCGACGACTACACCGCGAAAAGCGGGATCGCAAATTTTGGCGTCGATCAATCCGTGGTAGAAATTGCCATCACGATTCTCGACGATTTGGATGCCGAGTTGCTCGAATCCTTTACGGTTTCGTTGTCGAACCCTGTCGGTGCTGAACTGAACAGCCCCCAAAAGGCGACCGTCACGATCCTTGACAACGAACAATCCTTGCCAAGTTTTGCCAGCTTTGGCAGCGGTGATCCCATCAATCTCAATGGCGGTGCCTCGATCCAAGGAGGCAAGTTGCAACTCACTTCGGAGGCGACCTACCAAGCCGGCACCGCGTTTTTCAACAGCCCGATTGCGGTCCACGATAACACTTCGTTTCAAACCAGTTTTGCATTTGAGATTACTGGGGGCGCGGGCCCCAATGGTGCCGATGGATTCACCCTGGTGCTGCAAAACTCACCGCAAGGCAGCGATGCGTTGGGCCAATATGGCAGCGGGATCGGCTACCGAGGCATCGGCAACAGCGTGGTGATTGAATTTGATACCTGGAAAAATGGCTGGGATCAATTCAAAGACGAGATTGCCGTCACGCTCAACGGCGACACTCACAATCAAATTGCCTTCGCCGCTTCCCCTCTCGATTTGAACTCGGGCGCGGTGGGGTATGCATGGGTCGACTACAACGGGGAGAACAATACGCTCTCCGTTTACGTCTCCAGCACGAACCAGAAGCCAGCAACGGCGGTATTGACGACTCAAGTCGATTTACCAAACGTGGTGGGGAATCAGTTGTACGCGGGATTCTCTGCGAGTAACTACAATCAACCCAATGCCCACCGAATCCTCTCCTGGTCGATGAACCTCGATCAGCCCACGGATCCCGCTAACAACGGCCCGGCAACGTTCAGTTTGCAAACTTCCCAGGTCACCGTTTCCGAAGCGGCCGGGGAAGCGATCGTCGGCGTGGTGCGCACCGGCAATGCCACTGCGGCAGCCTCAATCAATTATCAAACCTACGATCAAACGGCGATCGATGGAAGCGATTACCTGCGTACGACGGGAACCCTGAACTTCGTTAGCGGGCAACGTTACGCCGAAATTCGCATTCCGATCTTGAACGATACGCTCGAAGAACGCGCGGAAACGTTTAGTGTTAGTATCGACAATCCGGTGGACGCGGAGATCGGCGTACCGCGAACCGCGATTATTACGCTGATCGACGACGAACAACCCCTGCCTTCATTTGTTAACTTTGACTCGCAACAGTTTATCAACGTGAATGGGAACGCTACGGTTACCGGGGGGAATCTGCAACTCACGTCGGAGACTGCCAACCAACGCGGATCGGCTTATTTTTCAACGCCAGTCTCGGTCACCCAGGACACTTCGTTCCAAACCAGCTTTACGTTCCAAATGGATGGGGGAGCGGGTGCTGGAGGAGCCGATGGTATCGCGTTCCTGCTGCAAAATTCCGCTGCGGGTCTAGAGGCGCTCGGCCGGGGAGCGAGCGGAATCGGGTACGACGGAATCGGCAATAGTATCGCGATCGAACTCGATACTTGGAAGAACGGGTTTGATAAGTACAGCGATGAGATTGCGATCGTGGTCAACGGGAAAATTCAAAATCCGCTCGCTCAAGCTCCCGCACCGATCAACCTTAACTTGGGCGGCGTTTATCACGCTTGGGTCGACTACAACGGAATCAGCAATGTGTTAGCGGTGTATATCTCCGAGACCTCCGACAAGCCTGGGTTGGCTGTTGTCAAAGCAACCGTCGCGTTAGACCAAGTTGTCGGTGACCAAATGTACGTCGGATTTTCCGCTTCCGACTATGACCGCCCCAATCGACATGCGATCAAATCGTGGTGGTTGAATTTGGAAACGCCGATCGCCGATCCGCCGGTCCTTCCGAGCGGAGAAATTCGCACTCAAATCGTTCATAGTGGTTTGGCTCAACCGACGGCAATCGATTGGTCTGCCGATGGACGCAATCTGTATGTGTCGGAAAAGGCGGGGGTCGTCAAGGTGTTCCGCGATGGCCAATTGGTGGCGTCGCCAATCATTGATATTTCCGGGATGGTGAACCATTACTCCGATCGTGGACTGCTTGACGTCGCCGTGCATCCTGATTTGGCAAGCAGTCCGTACATGTATTTGCTCTACACCTACGACCCACCGGAGGTTTGGGATCATGTAGGCGACCGGTACGCGGGGCCCGATGGGCTCGGCAACCGCGCTGGGCGATTGATGCGAATCACCTTGGATGCGGGAACCAATTACACGACGATGGTTGCCGGTTCGGAGACGATTCTGCTTGGCGGCGCGAGCACGTGGGCCAATTTCAATGGCTTTACCAACAGCGTCGTCGATATGGCCGAGCGTCCGGCGGGGCAAAATCCTGATGGGTCGTACATCCGCGACTTTATTAACAGCGATAGCACAACGCATACGATTGCATCGCTTGAGTTCGCTCCCGATGGCAGTTTGTTTGTTTCGATCGGTGACGGAGCAAGCTACAACCAAATGGACCCGAGGGCGGTTCGCGTGCAAGATATCGATAGCTTGTCTGGGAAAATCCTACGAATCGACCCGATCACTGGGCAAGGCTTAGCCGATAATCCATTCTTCAGCGGCGATGCGGATGCAAACCGATCGAAAGTCTATCAGCTCGGCTTGCGGAATCCGTTCCGGATCGCCGTGGATGATGCCACCGGACGCCTTTTCATCGGCGATGTCGGGTGGACCCGTTGGGAAGAAATCAATACGGGCGATCCGGGCACCAACTTTGGATGGCCCTACTACGAAGGAGGCCAGGGGTACAACATCGTCACTCCGGGTGGCTACTTAGACCTGCCCTCGGGCCAAGCCTTTTTGGCCAACGGAGCGCAGGCAGATCCTGCGATCATTGCGCTGAGTCATGCCGGGGACGGCATTAACGCCATCGTGATGGGAGATGTGATTCGCGGCGGCGATCTTGGACTGCTTTATGAAGGCGACATCATCTTCAACGATCTAGGCCAAGGCATCGTGCGACGCGCTTCGGTCAACGCCGATGGCCAGGTGACGGAGATTTCGGTCTTCACCACCGGTGCTCAATATGTCGTCGATATGCGACAAGGGGTCGATGGGGAGATGTACTTCGTCGACTTGGCAGATGGCCAAATCGGTCGCTGGGAACTCGTCTAA
- a CDS encoding class I SAM-dependent methyltransferase, translating to MSKQRMENARRLYKHGAADITPLVFRAPRDPKAVRFTRSPRSLTEATMLPALSAENQAALRLLRQRYRWPITRPNLDPIDWSLDGGGRWMVSELIQRNEINLILEIGSFLGGSIRKWLAASPTVNVVAVDPWPACGDLEQFAREQGQSEATAQQLGRENGFYQTFLANLWDNQDRVIPVRECAPAILYELSAIGLAPDLIYLDLDPVGNEFELCHQLFPNAIMTGDNWHWRNESGESPIRKPIYDFCQTHSRYLKVERATWIIDHEPPSLAFQIRSFRRALKAKWRARRDAKHNPPENQRAA from the coding sequence ATGTCGAAACAGCGGATGGAGAACGCCCGACGGCTTTACAAACACGGGGCAGCGGATATCACGCCGCTCGTGTTCCGCGCGCCTCGCGATCCCAAAGCGGTGCGATTCACGCGAAGCCCGCGTTCCCTAACCGAGGCAACCATGCTTCCCGCTCTCTCCGCTGAGAATCAGGCAGCGCTCCGTCTGCTTCGTCAACGATATCGCTGGCCAATCACACGCCCCAATTTGGATCCGATCGATTGGAGTCTCGATGGCGGTGGTCGTTGGATGGTGAGCGAACTAATCCAGCGAAACGAGATTAACCTGATCTTAGAAATCGGTTCGTTTCTTGGCGGATCAATACGCAAGTGGTTGGCGGCATCGCCCACCGTCAATGTGGTAGCCGTGGATCCATGGCCCGCTTGTGGGGACCTCGAACAATTTGCTCGGGAACAGGGACAAAGCGAAGCGACCGCTCAACAGCTTGGACGCGAGAACGGTTTCTACCAAACCTTTTTGGCCAATTTATGGGACAACCAAGACCGCGTGATCCCGGTCCGAGAGTGTGCGCCTGCGATCCTGTACGAGTTGTCAGCGATCGGCCTCGCACCGGATCTCATTTACTTGGACTTGGACCCTGTCGGAAACGAGTTCGAACTTTGCCACCAACTGTTCCCCAACGCAATCATGACGGGTGACAATTGGCATTGGCGAAACGAGTCGGGTGAGTCCCCCATTCGCAAACCGATTTATGATTTTTGCCAAACCCATTCTCGCTATCTCAAAGTAGAGCGTGCAACTTGGATCATTGATCATGAGCCACCGTCCTTGGCATTCCAAATCCGCTCGTTCCGCCGTGCCTTGAAAGCAAAATGGCGAGCCAGACGCGATGCAAAACACAACCCTCCGGAGAATCAACGTGCCGCATAA